The sequence GACGGTCATGATCACCAATGATTCCGGACCAATGCACATCGCCGCAGCATGCGGGGTTCCGGTGGTCGCGATGTTTGGGCCGACCAGCGCGACTCGAACTGGTCCGTATGGGACGGGACATCATGTCCTAACTGGGCAGACTTCTTGTAGTCCATGTTTCAGTCGGGTCTGCCGGCATGATCCTGAGATGGAATGTCTGACGCGTATTACTCCAGCTCATGTGATGAATGTGGTGCAGCCCCTGCTGTCAACACATATACCATGTCGATGAATGTCTTAATCGTTCGCCCCGACGGTATCGGCGATGTTCTCTTGTCTCTCCCTGTCGCGACACAACTTAGAAACTTTCTGCCGAATGTCACAATAGGGTTCCTCACCAGCCCGTCGGTAGCGCCTCTGCTTGAGCGCCATCCGGATGTCGACTATGTCCGCACAATCCGTTTCACCGATCCCTTAAACGAAGTACGTCACGCTTTTTCACAGGGAGTGGAGGCGGCGATCTTCCTCAAACCATTCCGTCGTCTGATGTGGGCAGCCTGGCTCGCTCGAGTACCAATTCGCGTGGCCACGGGGTATCGATGGTATAGCCTGCTGGCTAATCGGCGTATGTACGAACACCGGAGTGAGTTTGCTAAACATGAATCAGAGTACAACGTAGAGATGATCCGAACCCTTGGATTGTGCCCTCAAAAAGTCACACGCCCTCTATTGTATGTCACAAATGAAGAGCGAAGCACCGCAGAATTAAGTTGGGCACACTTGCCAAGGCCCAGGGTGGTGCTCCACCCTGGGGGCCTTTCTGCGCGCCGCTGGCAGCCAGAGCATTATCGGGATTTAGCCGTTGAATTGGCACGAACTGGCTACGGTGTGGTGTTGACCGGCAGCCAAATGGAAAAGAGCCACTTTGATCAGGATGTGTTATCTCCCGGATCTCTCCCCGCCGGGATTAGTAATCGGATGGGTGAACTTTCCCTCCGTGAACTTATGGCCCTCATTGCGAGTGCTCAGGTAGTGGTTTCTGGTGCTACAGGGCCGGCGCACATGGCGGCAGCGCTCAATGTCCCCACCGTCAGCCTCTTTGATCCTCGACGAAATAATTTACCGGTTAGATGGAAACCGTTGGGGACGGGATTCTTGCTGCGACCAGATGTTCCGACCTGTGGGAAATGCATTGGGAAGGTGTGCCCATATTGGGATTGTCTTGATCGGATTACCATAGACAAGGTGGTGGCGATTATCGATCAGGCCATAAAAGCTTCCTCACTCACCACTCTCCACATTTAGGAAGGATAGCTAACAAAATTAAATTCAGGTTGTATCGCTTTTCGAGCTTGACTCCGTTTCCTTTCTATGTTCATATTCTGAACTAATGAGAACTTTATTATAACTGTATGAATATTCAGGGCCAACGCGATCTTCTTTTGCTCACCGAGGTCGAGCGAGACGGGGCCGTCACCCAACGATCCCTCGCGACAAAACTCGGAGTTGCGCTAGGCCTGACCAATCTCTATCTCAAGCGACTTGCCCGAAAAGGATGCATCAAAATCACCACCATCCCTTCACAGCGGGTTCGATATTTACTGACGCCGCAAGGGTTTGCCGAAAAATCGCGGCTCACGTATCTTTACATGCAATACTCCCTGTCTCACTACCGAGACATGCGGGCGCGGCTGAGAGAAACGCTCTCTCTGGCAGCACAAACCGGGATGAAGCGAGTGGTGATTTATGGAACTGGTGAGTTAGCGGAGATGGCCTATCTCTCGCTTCGCGAAATGCACTTGACGTTAGTCGGGTTCGTGGATGATGGTCAGCAGGAATCGTTTTTATCGTATCCGGTGTGGCAGCCAGATATCTTAGTCAAGTGGGAGTTCGATGCGGTGTTGTTGGCGGATATCGAACAGACCATACGGCATCGAGAGGTGCTTGAGCGCCAGCGGGTTCCTGATGCGAAAGTGCTTGTGCTAGGGCCCTCGGTCTAAGTGCTTGAAAGATAGTGGTGCTTTTTGTCGCCTGTAAGTGAGAGGGCGAAG is a genomic window of Candidatus Nitrospira kreftii containing:
- a CDS encoding putative ADP-heptose-LPS heptosyltransferase, which translates into the protein MNVLIVRPDGIGDVLLSLPVATQLRNFLPNVTIGFLTSPSVAPLLERHPDVDYVRTIRFTDPLNEVRHAFSQGVEAAIFLKPFRRLMWAAWLARVPIRVATGYRWYSLLANRRMYEHRSEFAKHESEYNVEMIRTLGLCPQKVTRPLLYVTNEERSTAELSWAHLPRPRVVLHPGGLSARRWQPEHYRDLAVELARTGYGVVLTGSQMEKSHFDQDVLSPGSLPAGISNRMGELSLRELMALIASAQVVVSGATGPAHMAAALNVPTVSLFDPRRNNLPVRWKPLGTGFLLRPDVPTCGKCIGKVCPYWDCLDRITIDKVVAIIDQAIKASSLTTLHI
- a CDS encoding hypothetical protein (conserved protein of unknown function); the protein is MNIQGQRDLLLLTEVERDGAVTQRSLATKLGVALGLTNLYLKRLARKGCIKITTIPSQRVRYLLTPQGFAEKSRLTYLYMQYSLSHYRDMRARLRETLSLAAQTGMKRVVIYGTGELAEMAYLSLREMHLTLVGFVDDGQQESFLSYPVWQPDILVKWEFDAVLLADIEQTIRHREVLERQRVPDAKVLVLGPSV